A stretch of the Manis pentadactyla isolate mManPen7 chromosome 16, mManPen7.hap1, whole genome shotgun sequence genome encodes the following:
- the LOC118917214 gene encoding colipase-like protein 2 isoform X4, whose product MAAAFALLAGILLPCWSASAKFTKGSVKGNGVECSHHSECFSDCCLMNLDAKAAFCAPKTRINKVCLPQVSKKPTQTSLDDEGIICDADEDTLS is encoded by the exons ATGGCTGCAGCCTTCGCGCTCCTCGCGGGGATCCTGCTGCCCTGCTGGAGCGCGTCGGCCAAGTTTACCAAGGGGTCAGTAAAG GGGAATGGGGTTGAGTGCTCCCACCACTCTGAGTGCTTCAGTGACTGCTGCCTCATGAACTTGGACGCTAAGGCTGCCTTCTGTGCCCCCAAGACCAGAATAAACAAGGTGTGCTTGCCCCAG GTATCCAAAAAGCCAACCCAAACCAGTCTGGATGATGAGGGAATCATCTGTG ATGCTGATGAAGATACCTTGTCTTGA
- the LOC118917214 gene encoding colipase-like protein 2 isoform X6 — MAAAFALLAGILLPCWSASAKFTKGSVKGNGVECSHHSECFSDCCLMNLDAKAAFCAPKTRINKVSKKPTQTSLDDEGIICDADEDTLS, encoded by the exons ATGGCTGCAGCCTTCGCGCTCCTCGCGGGGATCCTGCTGCCCTGCTGGAGCGCGTCGGCCAAGTTTACCAAGGGGTCAGTAAAG GGGAATGGGGTTGAGTGCTCCCACCACTCTGAGTGCTTCAGTGACTGCTGCCTCATGAACTTGGACGCTAAGGCTGCCTTCTGTGCCCCCAAGACCAGAATAAACAAG GTATCCAAAAAGCCAACCCAAACCAGTCTGGATGATGAGGGAATCATCTGTG ATGCTGATGAAGATACCTTGTCTTGA
- the LOC118917214 gene encoding colipase-like protein 2 isoform X5 has protein sequence MAAAFALLAGILLPCWSASAKFTKGSVKGNGVECSHHSECFSDCCLMNLDAKAAFCAPKTRINKVSKKPTQTSLDDEGIICGENWKSRGQ, from the exons ATGGCTGCAGCCTTCGCGCTCCTCGCGGGGATCCTGCTGCCCTGCTGGAGCGCGTCGGCCAAGTTTACCAAGGGGTCAGTAAAG GGGAATGGGGTTGAGTGCTCCCACCACTCTGAGTGCTTCAGTGACTGCTGCCTCATGAACTTGGACGCTAAGGCTGCCTTCTGTGCCCCCAAGACCAGAATAAACAAG GTATCCAAAAAGCCAACCCAAACCAGTCTGGATGATGAGGGAATCATCTGTGGTGAGAACTGGAAGTCCAGAGGCCAGTAG
- the LOC118917214 gene encoding colipase-like protein 2 isoform X1, whose protein sequence is MAAAFALLAGILLPCWSASAKFTKGSVKGNGVECSHHSECFSDCCLMNLDAKAAFCAPKTRINKVCLPQTKGAINILCPCQMALSCRSKDEMCPHRCYLI, encoded by the exons ATGGCTGCAGCCTTCGCGCTCCTCGCGGGGATCCTGCTGCCCTGCTGGAGCGCGTCGGCCAAGTTTACCAAGGGGTCAGTAAAG GGGAATGGGGTTGAGTGCTCCCACCACTCTGAGTGCTTCAGTGACTGCTGCCTCATGAACTTGGACGCTAAGGCTGCCTTCTGTGCCCCCAAGACCAGAATAAACAAGGTGTGCTTGCCCCAG ACCAAGGGAGCCATCAACATCCTGTGCCCCTGCCAGATGGCCTTGAGCTGCCGTTCCAAGGATGAGATGTGTCCCCACCGGTGCTATCTGATTTAG
- the LOC118917214 gene encoding colipase-like protein 2 isoform X3, with product MAAAFALLAGILLPCWSASAKFTKGSVKGNGVECSHHSECFSDCCLMNLDAKAAFCAPKTRINKTKGAINILCPCQMALSCRSKDEMCPHRCYLI from the exons ATGGCTGCAGCCTTCGCGCTCCTCGCGGGGATCCTGCTGCCCTGCTGGAGCGCGTCGGCCAAGTTTACCAAGGGGTCAGTAAAG GGGAATGGGGTTGAGTGCTCCCACCACTCTGAGTGCTTCAGTGACTGCTGCCTCATGAACTTGGACGCTAAGGCTGCCTTCTGTGCCCCCAAGACCAGAATAAACAAG ACCAAGGGAGCCATCAACATCCTGTGCCCCTGCCAGATGGCCTTGAGCTGCCGTTCCAAGGATGAGATGTGTCCCCACCGGTGCTATCTGATTTAG
- the LOC118917214 gene encoding colipase-like protein 2 isoform X2, which produces MAAAFALLAGILLPCWSASAKFTKGSVKGNGVECSHHSECFSDCCLMNLDAKAAFCAPKTRINKVCLPQVSKKPTQTSLDDEGIICGENWKSRGQ; this is translated from the exons ATGGCTGCAGCCTTCGCGCTCCTCGCGGGGATCCTGCTGCCCTGCTGGAGCGCGTCGGCCAAGTTTACCAAGGGGTCAGTAAAG GGGAATGGGGTTGAGTGCTCCCACCACTCTGAGTGCTTCAGTGACTGCTGCCTCATGAACTTGGACGCTAAGGCTGCCTTCTGTGCCCCCAAGACCAGAATAAACAAGGTGTGCTTGCCCCAG GTATCCAAAAAGCCAACCCAAACCAGTCTGGATGATGAGGGAATCATCTGTGGTGAGAACTGGAAGTCCAGAGGCCAGTAG